In a single window of the Agromyces sp. H17E-10 genome:
- a CDS encoding NAD(P)H-dependent flavin oxidoreductase, translating into MNDATPQLSTPWSRSLGLTTPIVSAPMGGVAGGRFADAVSRAGALGTIGMGSSGSATKLAAQLAEFDAAGGADARPFGIGMVHWGLERDPAMLDVALEARPTLVSVGFATRFDWVARVHDAGALAATQVYTAAEALVAADAGVDVIVARGAEGGGHGDPRMGTLALLDAVLDALDDRRAGDAAEPAGRTTGRPGSPAVLAAGGIASGRSLAAVLAAGADAAWIGTAFIASPETLTPESARPVIFAATGDDTVNTTAADAALALPWPERFPERVIRNAFVDEWEHRVPELRTGDGLDAFKADFARANAAGEHDVVPFDAGQGVGLLRSARPVADIIDELTAEASRLLARRF; encoded by the coding sequence GTGAACGACGCGACCCCCCAGCTGTCGACGCCATGGTCCCGTTCGCTGGGCCTCACGACGCCGATCGTCAGCGCCCCGATGGGCGGCGTGGCCGGCGGACGGTTCGCCGACGCGGTCTCTCGGGCCGGCGCCCTCGGCACGATCGGCATGGGCAGCTCCGGTTCGGCGACGAAGCTCGCGGCGCAGCTCGCCGAGTTCGATGCGGCCGGTGGAGCCGACGCCCGTCCGTTCGGCATCGGCATGGTGCACTGGGGACTCGAGCGCGACCCCGCCATGCTCGACGTCGCGCTCGAGGCGCGACCGACGCTCGTGTCGGTCGGTTTCGCGACCCGGTTCGACTGGGTCGCGCGCGTCCACGATGCGGGCGCACTCGCGGCGACGCAGGTCTACACGGCCGCCGAAGCGCTCGTCGCGGCCGACGCCGGGGTCGACGTGATCGTCGCCAGGGGCGCCGAGGGCGGCGGTCACGGCGACCCGCGCATGGGCACGCTCGCCCTGCTCGACGCCGTGCTCGACGCGCTCGACGACCGGCGAGCAGGCGACGCAGCCGAACCCGCCGGCCGCACGACCGGTCGACCCGGCTCCCCTGCGGTGCTCGCCGCGGGGGGCATCGCCTCGGGGCGCAGCCTCGCCGCCGTGCTCGCGGCCGGCGCCGACGCCGCCTGGATCGGCACCGCGTTCATCGCCAGTCCTGAGACCCTCACCCCCGAATCGGCGAGGCCCGTGATCTTCGCCGCCACGGGCGACGACACCGTCAACACGACCGCCGCCGACGCCGCCCTCGCGCTGCCGTGGCCCGAGCGATTCCCCGAGCGCGTCATCCGCAACGCCTTCGTCGACGAGTGGGAGCACCGAGTACCCGAGCTGCGCACCGGAGACGGTCTCGACGCGTTCAAGGCCGACTTCGCCCGGGCGAACGCCGCAGGTGAGCACGACGTCGTCCCCTTCGATGCCGGTCAGGGCGTGGGACTGCTCCGCTCCGCCCGACCGGTCGCCGACATCATCGACGAGCTCACCGCCGAGGCATCCCGCCTGCTCGCACGCCGGTTCTGA
- a CDS encoding YbaK/EbsC family protein translates to MRFGTLDFTAAVDSPELLAAPTAAALAAAPDGDVLVAAIDASLADTAAFCEHYEISPADGANCVVVQARRGERTWYAACLVRGADRLDVNGAVRRHLDARKLSFAPMDLAVELTGMQVGGITPVGLPDGWPILVDESVAAHERLIIGSGNRDAKLLVSGAYLARLPGAEVLPIAIPSAG, encoded by the coding sequence ATGCGCTTCGGAACCCTCGACTTCACGGCCGCCGTCGACTCGCCCGAGCTGCTCGCCGCGCCGACGGCCGCCGCCCTGGCCGCCGCGCCCGACGGCGACGTGCTCGTCGCCGCGATCGACGCGTCGCTCGCCGATACCGCGGCGTTCTGCGAGCACTACGAGATCTCGCCGGCCGACGGTGCGAACTGCGTCGTCGTGCAGGCCCGCCGCGGCGAGCGCACCTGGTACGCGGCGTGCCTCGTGCGCGGCGCCGACCGGCTCGACGTGAACGGCGCCGTGCGGCGGCACCTCGACGCGCGCAAGCTGTCGTTCGCGCCGATGGATCTCGCGGTCGAACTGACCGGCATGCAGGTCGGCGGCATCACGCCGGTGGGGCTGCCCGATGGCTGGCCGATCCTCGTCGACGAGTCGGTCGCCGCGCACGAGCGCCTCATCATCGGCAGCGGCAACCGCGACGCGAAGCTGCTCGTGTCGGGCGCCTACCTCGCGAGGCTGCCCGGCGCCGAGGTGCTGCCGATCGCCATCCCCTCGGCCGGTTGA
- a CDS encoding TetR/AcrR family transcriptional regulator — protein MTRTQSGTFKRLPREDRRDELLDAAVALAFDDGLGKITARRVAARVGVAQGLVTHYFGSIDELLAAAFERAAEAERDELDPRPSSDPVADMRRVLGFYVSHDRDPAALLWLDAWRESAHRPAVRQAVIRQMEGDVADLDAIIEAGIASGAFPEASAKSSMRIIALVDGLAANAAVRAGLDEPTLDYANVTDFVFSTAERELGLPPGALQPED, from the coding sequence ATGACACGAACGCAGAGCGGCACGTTCAAGCGATTGCCGCGCGAAGACCGCCGCGACGAACTCCTCGACGCCGCGGTTGCGCTCGCGTTCGACGACGGCCTCGGCAAGATCACGGCTCGCCGTGTCGCCGCCCGGGTCGGAGTCGCGCAGGGCCTCGTCACGCACTACTTCGGCTCGATCGACGAGCTGCTCGCGGCGGCCTTCGAGCGGGCCGCCGAGGCCGAGCGCGACGAGCTCGATCCTCGCCCTTCGAGCGACCCGGTCGCCGACATGCGGCGGGTGCTCGGCTTCTACGTCTCGCATGACCGCGACCCGGCAGCGCTCTTGTGGCTCGACGCCTGGCGCGAGAGCGCCCATCGCCCCGCGGTGCGGCAGGCGGTCATCCGGCAGATGGAAGGCGACGTCGCCGACCTCGACGCGATCATCGAGGCGGGCATCGCGAGCGGTGCATTCCCCGAGGCATCCGCGAAGTCGTCGATGCGCATCATCGCACTCGTCGACGGACTCGCCGCGAACGCCGCCGTGCGCGCCGGACTCGACGAGCCCACCCTCGACTACGCGAACGTGACCGACTTCGTGTTCAGCACCGCCGAGCGCGAGCTCGGTCTCCCGCCCGGCGCACTGCAGCCCGAGGACTGA
- a CDS encoding purine-cytosine permease family protein → MAETTETVAVATSVETGESALEANTRAGRVEQHGTDHIPAAERHGTPRNLFAVWAGSGVSYLYFVLGGILVLLGLDAWQALAVVVAGNLFFIGVGFLAVSGPPAGVPSEVITRSFYGVRGNRVVNVVLGWLIGVLYEAINLSVGALVGFTLVRWFAPDAPDAVMAAIVIGLALLTFTISVYGHATIVRISGWVMWALLAGIAVLAWFVLANADLSYVPDGGVLEGAELWAAAAAGFTIIASAPLSWLVGADYSRYLPERSSPAKVAFWTAFGGFLPAVVIGSLGVLAGTVVDMSVPEESMAELVPAWFYPVFLLVVVIGSITNNALTAYSTGLALMASGIRWKRSITVVFDAVIAVALTLYALFVSDFLGTVSGLLEISIAVLAPALGVYAVDIVLRRNRYDGVALQDESRGGPNWHRAGWSPAGCLALGVGSVVTALCVNTTFYTGPIAAALGGADVSPFVGVLVGGGLYALLAPRTMRRAKLDAATRADREASGSADGERVGAPA, encoded by the coding sequence ATGGCGGAGACGACGGAGACCGTGGCAGTGGCCACCAGCGTTGAGACGGGCGAGTCCGCGCTCGAGGCCAACACCAGGGCCGGACGCGTCGAGCAGCACGGCACCGACCACATTCCCGCCGCCGAGCGGCACGGCACGCCGCGGAACCTGTTCGCCGTCTGGGCGGGCTCGGGCGTCAGCTACCTGTACTTCGTGCTCGGCGGCATCCTGGTGCTGCTCGGGCTCGACGCGTGGCAGGCGCTCGCGGTCGTCGTCGCCGGCAACCTCTTCTTCATCGGCGTCGGGTTCCTCGCGGTCAGCGGTCCGCCCGCCGGGGTGCCGAGCGAGGTCATCACGCGCAGCTTCTACGGCGTGCGGGGCAACCGCGTCGTCAACGTTGTGCTCGGTTGGCTCATCGGCGTGCTCTACGAGGCGATCAACCTGTCCGTCGGCGCGCTCGTCGGCTTCACGCTCGTGCGCTGGTTCGCCCCCGACGCACCCGACGCGGTCATGGCCGCGATCGTGATCGGACTCGCGCTCCTCACCTTCACGATCAGCGTCTACGGGCACGCGACGATCGTCAGGATCAGCGGCTGGGTGATGTGGGCGCTCCTCGCAGGCATCGCCGTGCTCGCCTGGTTCGTGCTCGCGAACGCCGACCTGTCGTACGTGCCCGACGGCGGCGTGCTCGAGGGCGCCGAGCTGTGGGCGGCGGCCGCGGCGGGCTTCACGATCATCGCCTCCGCGCCACTCTCGTGGCTCGTCGGCGCCGACTACTCGCGCTACCTGCCCGAGCGATCGAGCCCGGCGAAGGTCGCCTTCTGGACGGCGTTCGGCGGGTTCCTGCCCGCGGTGGTGATCGGTTCGCTCGGCGTGCTCGCCGGCACCGTGGTCGACATGTCCGTGCCCGAGGAGTCGATGGCCGAACTCGTGCCGGCCTGGTTCTACCCCGTTTTCCTGCTCGTCGTCGTGATCGGGTCGATCACGAACAACGCCCTCACCGCGTACAGCACGGGTCTCGCGCTCATGGCGTCGGGTATCAGGTGGAAGCGGTCGATCACGGTCGTGTTCGACGCCGTGATCGCGGTCGCGCTCACCCTCTACGCGCTCTTCGTCTCCGACTTCCTCGGCACCGTCAGCGGCCTGCTCGAGATCAGCATCGCCGTGCTCGCGCCCGCCCTCGGCGTCTACGCCGTCGACATCGTGCTGCGTCGCAACCGCTACGACGGCGTCGCCCTGCAGGACGAGTCGCGCGGCGGACCGAACTGGCACCGCGCGGGCTGGAGTCCGGCCGGCTGCCTCGCGCTCGGCGTCGGCAGCGTCGTCACCGCCCTCTGCGTGAACACGACGTTCTACACCGGTCCGATCGCGGCCGCCCTCGGCGGTGCCGACGTCTCGCCCTTCGTCGGGGTGCTCGTCGGCGGCGGGCTCTACGCGCTGCTCGCGCCGCGCACGATGCGTCGGGCGAAGCTGGATGCCGCGACTCGCGCCGACCGCGAGGCATCCGGTTCCGCCGACGGCGAGCGAGTCGGTGCTCCCGCATGA
- a CDS encoding MBL fold metallo-hydrolase, with the protein MSAASLEIVDRWFAVEPVDERITRIIEPHVHEFVRGNIWQVRGSARDLVIDCGLGVAPLRDECPALFANDPVLVVTHAHLDHMGGAHEFDDRRAHAAEPMGDPRGASIRGAVLRDELGLDEELPDLLITARPAGFDPDAYRLRPAPATTRLVDGDAVDLGDRCLRVLHLPGHTPGSICLFDEASGTLFSGDVIYDDVLLDGLHESDRDDYATSLQRLRDLPVRVVHPGHGDSFDGVRLRELIDDYLAAA; encoded by the coding sequence ATGAGCGCGGCATCGCTCGAGATCGTCGACCGGTGGTTCGCGGTCGAGCCGGTCGATGAGCGGATCACGCGCATCATCGAGCCGCACGTGCACGAGTTCGTGCGCGGCAACATCTGGCAGGTTCGCGGTTCGGCGCGTGACCTCGTGATCGACTGCGGGCTCGGGGTCGCTCCGCTTCGCGACGAGTGTCCCGCGCTGTTCGCGAACGACCCTGTGCTCGTCGTCACCCACGCGCATCTCGACCACATGGGCGGCGCGCACGAATTCGACGATCGGCGCGCCCACGCCGCCGAGCCCATGGGCGACCCGCGCGGCGCCTCGATCCGCGGAGCGGTCCTCCGCGACGAGCTCGGCCTCGACGAGGAGCTGCCCGACCTGCTCATCACCGCCCGTCCGGCGGGCTTCGATCCCGACGCGTACCGGCTCCGTCCCGCACCGGCGACGACCCGACTCGTCGACGGCGACGCTGTCGACCTCGGCGACCGCTGCCTCCGCGTGCTGCACCTGCCGGGCCACACACCCGGATCGATCTGCCTCTTCGACGAGGCATCCGGCACGCTCTTCAGCGGTGACGTGATCTACGACGACGTGCTGCTCGACGGGCTCCACGAGTCCGACCGCGACGACTACGCGACGAGCCTGCAGCGCCTGCGCGACCTGCCGGTTCGCGTCGTGCACCCCGGCCACGGCGACTCGTTCGACGGCGTGCGGCTGCGCGAGCTCATCGATGACTACCTCGCGGCGGCATGA
- a CDS encoding RNA polymerase sigma factor: MPSSAPQARTLLELIADEPLRLRRRAISLGVRPDDADDLAQTVLLRAWKAIDGVRDPGAGTVCAWVDAIARTTAIDHLRGRRLDDRLDDESRALVPAADDRLEARTDLRAALRAIGDLPEQLRTPLVLSALEGRPGNEIAELLGISPALVRQRIRRARQRLAAAVLAEPAIGADPV; encoded by the coding sequence ATGCCCTCATCCGCCCCGCAGGCGAGGACGCTGCTCGAGCTCATCGCCGATGAACCCCTGCGGCTTCGGCGGCGGGCGATCAGCCTCGGCGTGCGCCCCGACGATGCCGACGACCTGGCCCAGACCGTGCTGCTGCGCGCCTGGAAGGCGATCGACGGCGTGCGCGACCCGGGCGCGGGCACGGTGTGCGCGTGGGTCGACGCGATCGCGCGGACCACGGCGATCGACCACCTCCGCGGGCGGCGCCTCGACGACCGGCTCGACGACGAGTCGCGGGCCCTCGTGCCGGCCGCCGACGATCGACTGGAGGCGCGGACCGACCTGCGGGCGGCGCTGCGGGCGATCGGAGACCTGCCCGAGCAGCTTCGGACTCCGCTCGTGCTCTCGGCGCTCGAGGGCCGCCCGGGCAATGAGATCGCCGAGCTGCTCGGCATCAGCCCGGCGCTCGTGCGGCAGCGCATCAGGAGGGCGCGTCAGCGCCTCGCCGCCGCCGTGCTCGCGGAGCCCGCGATCGGTGCCGACCCGGTCTGA
- a CDS encoding YybH family protein — protein MSIPVANLDALPLAFAERFNAQDLDGLLALNAPGAVFVPAPGQPVEGDAVRSALEQFLALQLPITMRTKHAFVSGDTGLVTAEWSIAGVGPDGSEVSLWGVTADVARHDEQHGWRYVVDNPFGTV, from the coding sequence ATGTCTATTCCCGTCGCGAACCTCGACGCCCTGCCCCTCGCCTTCGCCGAGCGCTTCAACGCACAGGACCTCGACGGCCTGCTCGCGCTCAACGCCCCCGGCGCGGTCTTCGTGCCCGCGCCCGGCCAGCCGGTCGAGGGCGACGCCGTTCGATCGGCACTCGAACAGTTCCTCGCGCTGCAGCTGCCGATCACGATGCGCACGAAGCACGCGTTCGTCAGCGGCGACACGGGCCTCGTGACGGCCGAGTGGTCGATCGCCGGCGTCGGCCCCGACGGCTCGGAGGTCTCGCTCTGGGGCGTCACGGCCGACGTCGCGCGGCACGACGAGCAGCACGGCTGGCGCTACGTCGTCGACAACCCGTTCGGCACCGTCTGA
- a CDS encoding MarR family winged helix-turn-helix transcriptional regulator — protein sequence MTSREPAAELARLNSIVSPLRRGLLKAARSAEHLPDLPDAQIEVLRALPRGVVRSPGDLATELGLSRPTVSNLLKAMEAAGLVVRTAAADDRRRVEVSASTRALGLFDRFDRASEAILVDALARLDDADRAALAAALPALERLRDVVQEAARG from the coding sequence ATGACCTCCCGGGAGCCGGCCGCCGAACTCGCGCGGCTGAACTCGATCGTCTCGCCGCTGCGGCGCGGCCTGCTCAAGGCCGCCCGCTCGGCCGAGCACCTTCCCGACCTGCCCGATGCGCAGATCGAGGTGCTGCGAGCGCTGCCGCGCGGAGTCGTGCGCTCGCCGGGGGACCTCGCCACCGAGCTCGGACTCAGCCGGCCGACCGTGAGCAACCTGCTGAAGGCGATGGAGGCCGCGGGGCTCGTCGTGCGCACGGCGGCGGCCGACGACCGGCGCCGGGTCGAGGTCAGCGCCTCGACCCGGGCGCTCGGCCTCTTCGACCGGTTCGACCGGGCGAGCGAGGCGATCCTCGTCGACGCGCTCGCCCGGCTCGACGACGCCGACCGTGCCGCGCTCGCCGCGGCGCTGCCCGCCCTCGAGCGGCTGCGCGATGTCGTGCAGGAGGCGGCGCGGGGCTGA
- a CDS encoding flavin-dependent oxidoreductase: protein MKIVIAGAGIGGLAAALSLHRAGFRDITVYERVRELRPLGVGINLLPHAVRELTELGLADEVASIGVPPSRLSYYNRFGQPIWSEPRGLDAGYRWPQLSVHRGEFQLLLAREVERRLGPDTIRLGCRLVGVEHLDPESAEARAAGHAEFARFVRSGAGAGDDGAGETFEVAADVVIGADGIHSAMRAQAYPDEGGPVWNGLILWRGTASVPTYLDGRTMIMAGDGEQKFVSYPLVAPGAEAGSTRLNFIAERRAPEGVDETADWNHAVDAGPIEALFADWSFDWLDVPAVIAAADEILEYPMVDRDALPRWTFGGSTLIGDAAHAMYPNGSNGASQAIIDGRTLAFHLANEAAGADAAAGASPLGDSARAAAVRRALEAYEADRRPATARLLEMTRQLGPEKVMQLAYDRAPEGFADIHDVIPADELQEIADGYKRTAGFHPSALNERASLTPESAPPLAD from the coding sequence TTGAAGATCGTCATCGCCGGAGCCGGCATCGGCGGGCTCGCCGCAGCCCTGAGCCTGCACCGCGCGGGCTTCCGCGACATCACCGTGTACGAACGCGTGCGAGAGCTCAGGCCCCTCGGCGTCGGCATCAACCTGCTGCCGCACGCCGTGCGCGAGCTGACCGAGCTCGGCCTCGCCGACGAGGTCGCCTCGATCGGCGTGCCGCCGAGCCGTCTCTCGTACTACAACCGCTTCGGGCAGCCGATCTGGTCGGAGCCGCGCGGCCTCGACGCCGGCTACCGCTGGCCGCAGCTCTCGGTGCACCGCGGCGAGTTCCAGCTGCTGCTCGCCCGCGAGGTCGAGCGCCGGCTCGGGCCCGACACCATCCGCCTCGGCTGCAGGCTCGTCGGCGTCGAGCACCTCGACCCCGAATCCGCCGAGGCGCGTGCCGCCGGGCACGCCGAGTTCGCCCGCTTCGTGCGGTCGGGCGCCGGCGCGGGCGACGACGGTGCGGGCGAGACCTTCGAGGTCGCCGCCGACGTCGTCATCGGCGCGGACGGCATCCACTCGGCGATGCGCGCGCAGGCCTACCCCGACGAGGGCGGTCCGGTTTGGAACGGCCTCATCCTGTGGCGCGGTACCGCGAGCGTGCCCACCTACCTCGACGGCCGCACGATGATCATGGCCGGAGACGGCGAGCAGAAGTTCGTCTCGTACCCGCTCGTCGCGCCCGGCGCCGAGGCAGGCTCAACCCGGCTCAACTTCATCGCCGAGCGCCGTGCGCCCGAGGGGGTCGACGAGACCGCCGACTGGAACCACGCGGTCGACGCGGGCCCCATCGAAGCGCTCTTCGCCGACTGGAGCTTCGACTGGCTCGACGTGCCCGCGGTCATCGCCGCGGCCGACGAGATCCTCGAGTACCCGATGGTCGACCGCGATGCGCTGCCGCGATGGACGTTCGGCGGCTCGACCCTCATCGGCGACGCCGCGCACGCGATGTACCCGAACGGTTCGAACGGTGCATCCCAGGCGATCATCGACGGGCGCACGCTCGCCTTCCACCTGGCGAACGAGGCTGCGGGGGCGGATGCTGCTGCTGGGGCATCCCCTCTCGGAGACAGCGCACGCGCAGCGGCCGTGCGCCGCGCGCTCGAGGCGTACGAGGCCGACCGGCGCCCCGCGACCGCGCGCCTGCTCGAGATGACCCGCCAGCTCGGTCCCGAGAAGGTCATGCAGCTCGCGTACGACCGTGCGCCCGAGGGGTTCGCCGACATCCACGACGTGATCCCCGCCGACGAGCTGCAGGAGATCGCCGACGGGTACAAGCGCACCGCGGGCTTCCACCCGTCCGCGCTCAACGAGCGTGCGTCGCTCACACCCGAGTCGGCTCCGCCGCTGGCAGACTGA
- a CDS encoding SOS response-associated peptidase produces the protein MAGWVMYPGDIDQEASMCGRFVVSQKVDDLTAVFDAENDFDDWQPSFSLAPTDTVPIVRERADRETGEFVRRLEPAVWNFHPSFMKDAKRPQFNTRIETVATNGLWKGAFAQGRCIVPMRGYFEWTGEPGKKRAHYLHGEGDVLAAAGISTARKLPDGEWQVSTSIITREARDASGEVHDRMPVYLPLDEIERYLDPAKLDAGGMQAMVDFLIEASDRVAPTITEYEVDPRINNHRAIDPGDPTLIDPLPSGA, from the coding sequence GTGGCAGGCTGGGTGATGTACCCGGGCGACATCGACCAGGAGGCATCCATGTGCGGCAGATTCGTGGTCTCGCAGAAGGTCGACGACCTCACCGCGGTCTTCGACGCCGAGAATGACTTCGACGACTGGCAGCCGAGCTTCAGCCTCGCCCCGACCGACACCGTGCCGATCGTCCGCGAGCGCGCCGACCGTGAGACGGGCGAGTTCGTGCGTCGGCTCGAACCCGCCGTCTGGAACTTCCATCCCTCGTTCATGAAAGACGCGAAGCGTCCGCAGTTCAACACCCGCATCGAGACGGTCGCGACCAACGGCCTGTGGAAGGGCGCGTTCGCCCAAGGCCGTTGCATCGTGCCGATGCGCGGGTACTTCGAGTGGACGGGCGAGCCCGGCAAGAAGCGCGCGCACTACCTGCACGGCGAAGGCGACGTGCTCGCCGCCGCGGGCATCTCGACCGCGCGCAAGCTCCCTGACGGCGAGTGGCAGGTGTCGACCTCGATCATCACGAGAGAGGCGAGGGATGCGTCGGGCGAAGTGCACGACCGCATGCCGGTGTACCTGCCTCTCGACGAGATCGAGCGCTACCTCGACCCGGCGAAGCTGGATGCGGGCGGCATGCAGGCCATGGTCGACTTCCTGATCGAGGCGTCCGACCGCGTCGCCCCGACGATCACCGAGTACGAGGTCGACCCGCGGATCAACAACCACCGCGCGATCGACCCCGGCGACCCGACGCTCATCGACCCGCTGCCCTCAGGAGCCTGA
- a CDS encoding nucleoside deaminase, giving the protein MARRDPRPPTDADLAYLRRCVDLAREALDAGDEPFGSLLVDADGVVRFEDRNRVAGGDQTRHPEFEIARWAAANLTPDERAASTVYTSGEHCPMCSAAHAWVGLGRIVYAGSTEQLVGWRRAWGLPDGPVAALPIGEIAPGIDVSGPAPELADELRALHARCAGVDVSGS; this is encoded by the coding sequence ATGGCGCGACGAGACCCGCGACCGCCCACCGACGCCGACCTGGCGTACCTGCGACGTTGCGTCGATCTCGCCCGCGAGGCGCTCGACGCGGGCGACGAGCCGTTCGGTTCGCTGCTCGTCGATGCCGACGGCGTGGTGCGCTTCGAGGACCGCAATCGCGTCGCGGGCGGCGATCAGACGAGGCATCCCGAATTCGAGATCGCCCGCTGGGCCGCCGCCAACCTGACCCCCGACGAGCGCGCCGCGAGTACCGTCTACACCTCGGGAGAGCACTGCCCGATGTGCTCGGCCGCGCACGCGTGGGTCGGCCTCGGCCGGATCGTCTACGCGGGCAGCACCGAACAGCTCGTCGGGTGGCGGCGCGCGTGGGGCCTGCCCGACGGCCCCGTCGCCGCGCTGCCGATCGGCGAGATCGCGCCCGGCATCGACGTATCGGGGCCCGCGCCCGAGCTCGCCGACGAGTTGCGTGCCCTGCATGCGCGCTGCGCGGGGGTCGACGTCTCAGGCTCCTGA
- a CDS encoding GNAT family N-acetyltransferase: MQFRLATDADVPAIAETIALAFVDDPAWGPILRLPGDATADLELFWAPFVRGALRYDTVWVVDDGASVAVWLPSGADEMTDDQLAEVQAFVDERLDAEQRGAFAEIWESFEHHHPAKPPHMYLSLLATHPSRRGEGLAQQLLAENLRAFAERGLPAYLESTNPDNDRRYARAGFREIGSFTAPIGGGRVATMWCDLPG; this comes from the coding sequence GTGCAGTTCAGACTCGCCACCGACGCCGACGTGCCCGCCATCGCCGAGACGATCGCCCTCGCCTTCGTCGACGACCCCGCCTGGGGCCCGATCCTGCGATTGCCGGGCGATGCGACCGCCGATCTCGAGCTGTTCTGGGCGCCGTTCGTACGCGGCGCCCTCCGGTACGACACCGTCTGGGTCGTCGACGACGGCGCCTCCGTCGCGGTCTGGCTGCCGTCGGGCGCCGACGAGATGACCGACGACCAGCTCGCCGAGGTGCAGGCGTTCGTCGACGAGCGGCTCGACGCCGAGCAGCGGGGCGCCTTCGCCGAGATCTGGGAGTCGTTCGAGCACCATCACCCGGCCAAGCCGCCGCACATGTACCTCAGCCTGCTCGCGACGCACCCGTCACGCCGCGGCGAGGGGCTGGCGCAGCAACTGCTCGCCGAGAACCTCCGTGCGTTCGCCGAGCGCGGACTGCCGGCCTACCTCGAATCGACGAATCCCGACAACGACCGGCGCTACGCGCGCGCCGGGTTCCGCGAGATCGGCTCGTTCACGGCGCCGATCGGCGGCGGCCGCGTGGCGACCATGTGGTGCGACCTGCCCGGGTGA